The following is a genomic window from Fibrobacter sp..
TCACCACGTCGTTTCCGTGTTCCACCATGCGCTTGGCCTTTTCGATGACCATGTCGGCCACCTTGATGTGGCGGGTGGGTTCTTCGTCGAAGGTAGATGCCAGCACTTCGGCCTGGATGTTCTTGCCTCGGGCTGCACCTTCTTCGCGGAGGCGGTCCACCAGCTTGCGCATTTCCGTCACTTCTTCGGGGCGTTCGTCAATCAGGAGCACCATCAGCTTCACTTCGGGGTGGTTGATGGTGAGGGCCTTGGTGATGTTCTGCAAAAGAACGGTCTTACCCGTGCGGGGAGGGGCGAGGATAATGCTGCGCTGGCCCTTTCCGATGGGGGTGAACAGGTTCATGATGCGGGTGCTGTATTCTTGAGGGTCCCATTCCAGATTAAGTCTTTCGATGGGGTGGATGGGCGTCAGGTATTCGAAAGCCACACGGCGCTTGGTTTTCTCGGGGGGTTCGAAGTTCACCGTGTCAATGCGCATCAGGGCAAAATACTTTTCGCCTTCCTTGGGTTGGCGGATCTGGCCGGTGATGGTGTCGCCCATCTTCAGGTCGTAACGGCGGATGATGTTGCGGCTGATGTAGATGTCGTCGGGACCAGCCAGGTAGTTGTGGTCGGGGTTCCGCAAGAATCCGTGTCCGCCGTCGGGAATGATTTCCAGCACGCCCTCGGTATAGATGGGGCAGTCTTCGCCGGTGGTGGCGCTTAAAATGCTATAGACCAGGGCCTGCTTGCGCATGGTCTTGAAGTCGGGGATTCCCAGTTCGTCGGCCTGGCGCTGGAGCTCGAACATGGGGAGCCCGCGGAGTTCTCTCCACTTGGCCCGCGCGGCGGCCACCTTCTCGGGGTCCGGCGGCGGTAGCTGGATGCTCTCGTCCAAAAAGTCGTCCTGAGGCAGGTTCTTGCCGTGGCGGTTCTTGAACTTGTTAAACTTGTTGAATTTATTGTTGTTGAACTTGTTG
Proteins encoded in this region:
- the rho gene encoding transcription termination factor Rho, which gives rise to MEAEKKAEPKATPVAPAEKAAPASNAAPVADGAPAVTAAAPTENNGQNPQQGNAQNGQQQGQNQNGQQQGQNNQGQAQNNQNQNRGSQGQQNNQNNQGGQGNNKFNNNKFNKFNKFKNRHGKNLPQDDFLDESIQLPPPDPEKVAAARAKWRELRGLPMFELQRQADELGIPDFKTMRKQALVYSILSATTGEDCPIYTEGVLEIIPDGGHGFLRNPDHNYLAGPDDIYISRNIIRRYDLKMGDTITGQIRQPKEGEKYFALMRIDTVNFEPPEKTKRRVAFEYLTPIHPIERLNLEWDPQEYSTRIMNLFTPIGKGQRSIILAPPRTGKTVLLQNITKALTINHPEVKLMVLLIDERPEEVTEMRKLVDRLREEGAARGKNIQAEVLASTFDEEPTRHIKVADMVIEKAKRMVEHGNDVVILLDSITRFARANNVVIPHSGKILSGGVDANAMHRPKRFFGAARKIENGGSLTIIGTALIETGSRMDEVIFEEFKGTGNNELVLDRRIAEKRIWPAIDIFKSGTRKEEQLLSDDELRRVWVLRRYLQDMTTVEIMEFMRDKMKSFKTNYDFLNSMNG